The following are encoded in a window of Prevotella melaninogenica genomic DNA:
- a CDS encoding sigma-54-dependent transcriptional regulator — MNKTKIIVVEDNIVYCEYVCNMLSREGYRNMKAYHLSTAKKHLQQATDNDIVVADLRLPDGSGIDLLCWMRKEGKMQPFIIMTDYAEVNTAVESMKLGSIDYIPKQLVEDKLVPLIRSILKERQAGQRRMPIFAREGSAFQKIMHRIRLVAATDMSVMIFGENGTGKEHIAHLLHDKSKRAGKPFVAVDCGSLSKELAPSAFFGHVKGAFTGADNAKKGYFHEAEGGTLFLDEVGNLALETQQMLLRAIQERRYRPVGDKADRNFNVRIIAATNEDLEVSVNEKRFRQDLLYRLHDFGITVPPLRDCQEDIMPLAEFFRDMANRELECSVSGFSSEARKALLTHAWPGNVRELRQKVMGAVLQAQEGVVMKEHLELAVTKPTSTVSFALRNDAEDKERILRALKQANGNRSVAAELLGIGRTTLYSKLEEYGLKYKFKQS, encoded by the coding sequence ATGAATAAGACAAAAATAATTGTGGTGGAAGACAACATCGTGTATTGCGAATATGTCTGCAATATGCTGTCACGGGAGGGCTACCGCAATATGAAGGCTTACCACCTCTCAACCGCGAAGAAACATCTGCAACAGGCAACAGATAATGATATCGTGGTTGCCGACCTGCGTCTGCCTGACGGCAGTGGCATAGACCTTTTGTGCTGGATGCGAAAGGAGGGAAAGATGCAGCCCTTCATCATTATGACCGACTACGCCGAAGTTAATACCGCCGTGGAAAGCATGAAACTCGGCTCGATAGACTATATTCCCAAACAGCTTGTGGAGGATAAACTTGTCCCCCTGATCCGTTCCATACTGAAAGAACGTCAGGCAGGACAACGCCGTATGCCTATATTCGCCCGTGAAGGTTCCGCCTTTCAGAAAATCATGCACCGCATAAGGCTGGTAGCCGCCACCGATATGAGCGTGATGATATTTGGTGAGAACGGCACGGGCAAGGAGCATATTGCCCACCTGTTGCATGACAAGAGCAAACGTGCAGGCAAGCCATTTGTGGCGGTGGACTGCGGTTCACTCTCCAAAGAGCTTGCACCGTCGGCTTTCTTCGGACACGTCAAAGGTGCATTTACAGGTGCGGACAATGCCAAGAAAGGATATTTCCATGAGGCGGAAGGCGGCACGTTGTTTCTGGACGAGGTAGGAAACCTCGCGTTGGAAACCCAACAGATGTTGCTCCGTGCCATACAGGAGAGGCGGTATCGCCCGGTCGGAGACAAGGCAGACCGGAATTTCAATGTCCGCATCATCGCTGCTACCAATGAAGATTTGGAGGTATCGGTGAATGAAAAGCGTTTTCGGCAGGATCTTCTGTACCGCCTGCACGACTTCGGGATAACCGTTCCTCCGTTGCGTGACTGTCAAGAAGACATTATGCCGCTGGCAGAGTTCTTCCGTGATATGGCAAACAGAGAGCTGGAGTGTAGCGTGAGCGGGTTCAGTTCCGAAGCACGTAAAGCGTTGCTGACACACGCATGGCCGGGCAACGTGCGGGAACTTCGGCAGAAAGTTATGGGTGCTGTATTGCAGGCGCAGGAAGGTGTTGTCATGAAAGAGCATCTGGAACTTGCCGTGACGAAACCGACCTCTACTGTCAGCTTCGCCTTGCGCAATGACGCGGAGGATAAGGAGCGGATATTGCGTGCGTTGAAACAGGCAAACGGCAACCGGAGTGTCGCCGCAGAACTGCTCGGCATAGGCAGGACAACACTATACAGCAAACTTGAAGAGTATGGACTTAAATATAAATTCAAGCAATCATAG
- a CDS encoding RteC domain-containing protein, producing the protein MNYFLLAETDFFRLINEAGDCNMETAYTAFATQVIELCNGGMDMNLTVIALAYIEIELQHHPVRNLSEEKREIAAYVSKALSFVRKMQKFLATPQVPPLISANNATETTASLLQWTGNAIDLVELIYGIDVMGCINNGNMPLKQLAPLLYKIFGVDSKDCYRFYTDIKRRKNESRTYFIDRMQEKLNERMLRDEELERMRK; encoded by the coding sequence ATGAATTATTTCTTGCTGGCGGAAACCGACTTTTTCCGCCTGATAAACGAAGCCGGCGACTGCAATATGGAAACGGCATACACGGCTTTCGCCACCCAAGTGATCGAACTGTGCAACGGCGGCATGGACATGAACCTTACCGTCATCGCGCTTGCCTACATCGAAATCGAGTTGCAGCACCATCCCGTACGTAATCTGTCAGAAGAAAAAAGAGAGATTGCCGCCTACGTCAGCAAGGCTCTGTCTTTCGTAAGAAAGATGCAGAAATTCCTTGCCACGCCCCAAGTGCCACCACTAATATCCGCCAACAACGCAACAGAAACCACCGCCAGCCTTCTTCAATGGACGGGCAATGCCATCGACCTCGTGGAACTTATCTACGGCATAGACGTGATGGGCTGCATCAACAACGGCAATATGCCGCTCAAACAGCTCGCCCCACTTCTCTATAAGATATTCGGGGTTGATTCTAAAGACTGCTACCGCTTCTACACTGATATCAAACGCCGGAAGAACGAAAGCCGCACCTATTTCATTGACAGGATGCAGGAAAAACTGAACGAGAGAATGTTGCGTGATGAGGAGTTGGAGCGGATGAGAAAATAA
- a CDS encoding dihydrofolate reductase family protein, whose product MGKVQILAVLTMDGCLSSELYDKAHQDLCLDRCGLDEIRKKAFYRVTPDYSISMLHEWRKDCTNIRYLAEATPDTADYINGLLRMHAVDEIILYTVPFISGSGRHFFKSALPEQHWTLSSLKSYPNGVCRIIYILDKKAR is encoded by the coding sequence ATGGGTAAAGTTCAGATTCTCGCCGTACTGACGATGGACGGATGTCTTTCTTCAGAGTTATATGATAAAGCACATCAGGATTTGTGCCTTGACCGTTGCGGTCTTGATGAAATCAGGAAGAAAGCCTTTTACCGTGTGACACCGGACTATTCCATTTCAATGCTGCACGAATGGAGAAAAGACTGCACAAACATCCGTTACCTCGCGGAAGCCACACCGGACACGGCAGACTATATAAACGGACTGCTGCGGATGCACGCTGTGGATGAAATCATACTATACACCGTTCCTTTCATATCCGGAAGCGGACGACATTTTTTTAAGTCGGCTCTGCCAGAGCAACACTGGACGCTTTCCTCTTTGAAAAGCTATCCCAACGGTGTATGTCGCATTATCTATATCCTTGATAAAAAAGCAAGATAG
- a CDS encoding ATP-binding protein has product METVNRILQEKITARIAPNKAVLIFGARRVGKTVMMRKIVDNYSGRTMMLNGEDYDTLALLENRSIANYRHLLDGIDLLAIDEAQNIPQIGSILKLIVDEIPGISVLASGSSSFDLLNKTGEPLVGRSTQFLLTPFSQREIAQTETALETRQNLEARLIYGSYPEVVMMENYERKTDYLRDIVGAYLLKDILAIDGLKNSSKMRDLLRLIAFQLGSEVSYEELGKQLGMSKTTVEKYLDLLEKVFVIYRLGAYSRNLRKEVTKAGKWYFYDNGIRNAIIGAFSPLAIRQDVGALWENYIIGERRKANFNEGLHREFYFWRTYDKQEIDLIEESADSLTALEFKWGNKMPAAPKAFQEAYPYAEFHVVNRENYLEFV; this is encoded by the coding sequence ATGGAAACAGTAAATAGAATACTTCAAGAGAAGATTACAGCACGAATCGCGCCCAATAAAGCAGTACTGATTTTTGGTGCTCGCCGTGTTGGTAAAACGGTAATGATGCGTAAAATTGTGGACAACTATTCAGGTAGGACGATGATGCTCAACGGCGAAGACTACGACACATTAGCACTATTGGAGAATCGCTCAATAGCCAATTATCGGCATTTATTGGATGGTATTGATTTGCTGGCTATTGATGAGGCACAGAACATACCACAAATCGGTAGTATTCTGAAGTTGATAGTTGATGAAATACCGGGAATAAGTGTCTTGGCAAGTGGTTCTTCGTCATTCGATTTGCTGAATAAGACTGGTGAACCGTTGGTCGGCCGCAGTACGCAATTTCTCCTTACACCATTCTCGCAACGGGAAATCGCACAGACGGAAACGGCACTTGAAACCCGCCAGAACCTCGAAGCGCGCTTGATTTACGGTTCCTATCCCGAAGTAGTAATGATGGAGAACTATGAACGTAAAACAGACTACCTACGTGATATTGTCGGTGCATACCTGCTTAAAGATATCTTAGCAATTGACGGCTTAAAAAATTCGAGCAAGATGCGCGATCTACTGCGATTGATAGCTTTTCAGTTGGGCAGCGAAGTTTCTTACGAAGAGTTAGGTAAACAACTCGGCATGAGCAAGACGACCGTTGAAAAATACCTCGACCTATTGGAAAAGGTCTTCGTTATCTATCGTCTGGGGGCTTATTCGCGTAACCTACGCAAGGAGGTTACAAAAGCTGGCAAGTGGTACTTCTACGACAACGGCATTCGCAATGCCATTATCGGGGCTTTCTCACCGCTGGCCATTCGGCAGGATGTCGGTGCGCTGTGGGAGAACTACATCATCGGAGAGCGGCGCAAAGCGAACTTCAATGAGGGACTGCACAGGGAGTTCTATTTCTGGCGCACCTACGACAAACAGGAAATCGACCTGATTGAGGAGAGTGCCGACAGTCTTACCGCCTTGGAGTTCAAGTGGGGAAATAAAATGCCGGCCGCACCGAAAGCCTTCCAAGAAGCCTATCCCTATGCCGAGTTTCATGTGGTAAATCGGGAGAATTATTTGGAGTTCGTATAA